A window of Pedobacter lusitanus contains these coding sequences:
- a CDS encoding sulfite exporter TauE/SafE family protein, producing the protein MSDQYLAFLIGLMGSVHCLGMCGPLAFAVPTLKKGWGFLVLDKLSYQGGRVIAYCILGAIIGLIGRQIWLAGVQQYISIISGLLILIAAISKLLKFSAGRINSRLLQPFNRLLGYALKHQANHLIIGIVNGFLPCGLVYLALTGALNTGTVKTAVEYMFWYGLGTVPLMFIAGISAGFTTAIFRRKINNVIPYLMIVLGIWFIFRGMELNIPYISPAKTGTSICSN; encoded by the coding sequence TTTCTGATCGGTCTGATGGGCAGTGTACATTGTTTAGGAATGTGCGGCCCGCTTGCTTTTGCTGTCCCCACCTTAAAAAAGGGCTGGGGTTTTCTCGTACTGGATAAATTGAGTTATCAGGGAGGAAGGGTTATTGCTTATTGTATACTCGGTGCCATTATTGGTCTGATTGGCCGGCAGATCTGGCTTGCGGGTGTACAGCAATATATCAGTATCATCAGTGGTCTGCTGATTCTGATTGCCGCTATTTCAAAACTACTTAAATTCTCTGCCGGCAGGATTAATTCCAGATTATTACAGCCTTTCAACCGCTTGTTGGGTTATGCTTTAAAACATCAGGCCAATCACCTGATCATAGGAATTGTCAATGGTTTTCTACCCTGCGGACTGGTTTATCTGGCCTTAACCGGAGCACTGAATACGGGTACAGTAAAAACAGCCGTTGAATATATGTTCTGGTATGGATTAGGCACTGTTCCTCTGATGTTTATTGCCGGAATAAGCGCAGGTTTTACCACAGCAATTTTCAGAAGAAAGATCAATAATGTCATCCCTTATCTGATGATTGTACTCGGAATCTGGTTTATATTCCGGGGAATGGAGCTTAATATTCCCTATATAAGTCCGGCCAAAACCGGAACTTCCATATGCAGTAATTAA
- the hemN gene encoding oxygen-independent coproporphyrinogen III oxidase, whose amino-acid sequence MNIKTLMAKYHVAAPRYTSYPTVPYWDTERFDQGKWGRAVSKSFTHSNHQDGISLYLHLPFCESLCTYCGCNTRITRNHKVEVPYIEAVLKEWELYYKLFDSKPVIRELHLGGGTPTFFSPENLELLIGGILNPAIVHEEAEFSFEAHPSNTTEAHLNTLYQLGFKRLSLGIQDFDPKVQLAINRIQSVEEVALVTSQARAIGYYSVNFDLIYGLPLQHIEGLSATITSVLALRPDRIAFYSYAHVPWVRPGQRRYTELDLPSAAEKQQLYELGREMLKNGGYTEVGMDHFTLSTDSLYTAEKAGRLHRNFMGYTHQYSELMIGLGVSSISDSWSAFAQNVKKVEDYISLVNEGKIPVFKGHILSQEDLVIRRHILNLMCKGETSWAKAEEQSEGFSEGLERMSSIARDGLVTIGETEMKVTEQGKRFLRNICMALDSRLYANQPQTQLFSMSG is encoded by the coding sequence ATGAACATTAAAACATTGATGGCAAAGTACCATGTTGCTGCACCACGCTACACAAGTTATCCTACGGTACCTTACTGGGATACAGAACGGTTTGATCAGGGGAAATGGGGCCGGGCTGTGAGTAAATCATTTACACATAGCAATCATCAGGATGGGATCAGTTTATACCTGCACCTGCCTTTTTGTGAAAGCTTATGTACCTATTGCGGGTGCAATACACGGATTACGCGTAATCACAAAGTAGAAGTACCCTATATCGAAGCTGTCCTGAAAGAATGGGAATTATACTATAAACTCTTTGATAGTAAACCTGTCATCCGGGAACTTCATCTGGGCGGCGGTACACCAACTTTCTTTAGTCCTGAAAATCTTGAACTACTGATAGGCGGAATTCTAAACCCGGCTATTGTTCATGAAGAAGCAGAATTCAGCTTTGAAGCTCATCCTTCAAATACCACAGAGGCACATTTAAATACTTTATATCAGTTGGGCTTTAAACGTTTGAGTTTAGGGATTCAGGATTTTGATCCTAAAGTACAACTGGCAATTAACCGAATACAAAGCGTAGAAGAAGTTGCCCTGGTAACCAGTCAGGCCAGAGCTATTGGATATTATTCTGTCAATTTTGATTTGATTTATGGTCTTCCTTTACAGCATATCGAAGGTTTGTCAGCTACTATAACATCGGTGCTGGCTTTGCGTCCTGACAGAATCGCCTTTTATAGTTATGCGCATGTTCCATGGGTAAGACCCGGACAGCGCAGGTATACGGAACTTGATTTACCTTCTGCGGCAGAAAAACAGCAGCTATATGAACTGGGCCGGGAGATGCTGAAAAATGGAGGATACACTGAAGTTGGAATGGACCACTTTACGCTTAGTACTGATAGTTTATATACTGCAGAGAAAGCGGGCAGGTTACATCGTAATTTTATGGGATATACTCACCAGTATAGCGAACTGATGATTGGACTGGGGGTCTCATCTATCAGTGATAGCTGGTCTGCATTTGCTCAGAATGTTAAAAAAGTAGAAGATTATATCAGTCTGGTAAACGAAGGTAAAATCCCAGTTTTTAAAGGCCATATTCTGAGTCAGGAAGATCTTGTGATCCGGAGACATATCTTAAACCTGATGTGTAAAGGAGAAACCTCATGGGCTAAAGCTGAAGAACAAAGTGAAGGTTTCAGTGAAGGTCTGGAACGGATGTCTTCAATTGCCCGGGATGGGTTGGTCACTATAGGAGAAACAGAAATGAAAGTTACTGAACAGGGGAAACGGTTTTTAAGAAATATCTGTATGGCGCTCGATTCAAGGCTTTATGCTAATCAGCCTCAAACACAATTGTTTAGTATGTCCGGATAA